One window of the Saccopteryx bilineata isolate mSacBil1 chromosome 2, mSacBil1_pri_phased_curated, whole genome shotgun sequence genome contains the following:
- the TAS2R16 gene encoding taste receptor type 2 member 16: MIPSQLSDFFMIIYFLESATIIVQSSLIVAVLSREWLQVKRLSPVDMILISLGFCRFFLQWSSVLFNYFSYFYPNVLLWHVSIIWEFTNTLTFWLTSLHAVIYCVKVSSFTHPIFLWLRWRILRLVSRLLLGSLLISCMTVIPSAIRQYMEGQLISKMRISRNDTETERLHTFVHSFFVAQHLVLLFIPFLLFLASTVFLIASLCQHLGQMQHHRTGHCNSSLKAYSTALRYLAFFLIFFTSYFLTILVSFISSKLKRRAWFWALESAIYATVSIHSTSLMLSSPTLKKVLKVRCWGLEAA, from the coding sequence ATGATACCCAGCCAACTCTCTGACTTCTTCATGATCATCTATTTCCTTGAGTCCGCAACCATAATTGTGCAGAGTAGCTTAATTGTTGCAGTGCTGAGCAGAGAATGGCTGCAGGTCAAAAGGCTGTCACCTGTGGACATGATTCTCATCAGCCTGGGCTTCTGCCGCTTCTTTCTACAGTGGTCATCAGTGCTGTTCAATTATTTCTCCTATTTCTACCCTAACGTTTTACTTTGGCATGTGTCAATCATCTGGGAATTCACTAATACTCTTACGTTCTGGTTAACCAGCTTGCATGCTGTCATCTACTGCGTCAAAGTCTCTTCCTTCACCCACCCCATCTTCCTGTGGCTGAGGTGGAGAATTTTGAGGTTGGTTTCTCGGCTGTTACTGGGCTCTCTGCTGATTTCCTGTATGACAGTGATCCCTTCAGCAATTAGGCAATACATGGAGGGTCAGTTAATCTCCAAGATGCGTATTTCTAGAAATGACACGGAGACTGAGAGACTTCATACATTTGTGCATAGTTTTTTCGTAGCTCAGCATCTGGTTCTGTTGTTTATTCCTTTCCTCCTGTTCCTGGCCTCCACCGTCTTTCTCATAGCCTCATTGTGCCAACACTTGGGGCAGATGCAACATCACAGGACAGGCCACTGCAACTCCAGCCTGAAAGCTTACTCCACTGCCCTGAGGTATCTAGCTTTCTTCCTCATCTTCTTCACATCTTACTTTCTAACCATACTCGTCTCCTTTATATCTTCCAAATTGAAGAGGAGAGCCTGGTTCTGGGCCCTGGAATCCGCCATCTATGCTACAGTCTCTATTCATTCCACTTCACTGATGCTGAGCAGCCCTACATTGAAAAAGGTTTTAAAGGTAAGGTGCTGGGGCCTAGAGGCAGCCTGA